Proteins found in one Chlamydia pneumoniae TW-183 genomic segment:
- a CDS encoding SycD/LcrH family type III secretion system chaperone encodes MSKPSPRNANQPQKPSASFNKKTRSRLAELAAQKKAKADDLEQVHPVPTEEEIKKALGNIFEGLSNGLDLQQILGLSDYLLEEIYTVAYTFYSQGKYNEAVGLFQLLAAAQPQNYKYMLGLSSCYHQLHLYNEAAFGFFLAFDAQPDNPIPPYYIADSLLKLQQPEESNNFLDVTMDICGNNPEFKILKERCQIMKQSIEKQMAGETKKAPTKKPAGKSKTTTNKKSGKKR; translated from the coding sequence ATGAGCAAGCCCTCTCCTCGTAATGCCAATCAACCTCAAAAACCTTCAGCCTCTTTCAATAAAAAAACGCGAAGCCGTCTAGCAGAGCTGGCTGCTCAAAAGAAAGCAAAGGCTGATGACTTAGAACAAGTCCATCCCGTACCTACGGAAGAAGAAATTAAAAAAGCTTTAGGCAATATCTTCGAAGGTCTTAGCAATGGACTAGACCTACAACAGATTCTAGGTCTCTCGGACTATCTCTTAGAGGAGATCTATACTGTAGCTTATACATTCTATTCTCAAGGGAAGTACAACGAAGCTGTAGGACTCTTCCAGTTATTGGCAGCAGCACAACCTCAGAACTACAAGTATATGTTAGGGTTAAGCTCCTGCTACCACCAATTGCATTTATATAATGAAGCGGCTTTTGGATTTTTCCTTGCTTTCGATGCTCAACCTGACAACCCAATTCCTCCTTACTACATTGCTGATAGCTTATTGAAGCTACAGCAACCCGAAGAATCTAACAATTTCTTAGACGTCACCATGGATATCTGTGGGAATAACCCAGAATTCAAAATCTTAAAAGAACGTTGCCAAATTATGAAACAGTCTATTGAGAAGCAGATGGCTGGAGAAACTAAGAAAGCACCGACAAAAAAACCTGCGGGAAAAAGCAAAACAACTACAAATAAGAAAAGCGGAAAGAAACGTTAG
- a CDS encoding GspE/PulE family protein, whose protein sequence is MAASILSQELLDILPYTFLKKHCLLPIEESSEAITIAHATATSVIAQDEVKLLIKKPVRFVLKEESEILQRLQQLYSNREGNVSDMLLTMKEEDGTTISEEEDLLETTDTIPVVRLLNWILKEAIEERASDIHFEPCEDSMRIRYRIDGVLHDRHSPPSHLRSALTTRLKVLAKMDIAEHRLPQDGRIKIHIGGQEVDMRVSTVPVIYGERVVLRILDKRNVILDIAGLHMPKGTEILFKDTITAPEGILLVTGPTGSGKTTTLYSVLQELKGPLTNIMTIEDPPEYKLPGIAQIAVKPKIGLTFARGLRHLLRQDPDILMVGEIRDQETAEIAIQAALTGHLVVSTLHTNDAISAIPRLLDMGIESYLLSATLVGVVAQRLVRTICPYCKVAYTPENQEKSFLASLGKDTEMPLYRGQGCVHCFRSGYKGRQGIYEFLRPNTLFRSEVASNRPYHILRETAEQNGFLPILEHGIALAVSGETTLAEVLRVTKRCD, encoded by the coding sequence ATGGCTGCTAGTATTTTATCTCAGGAGCTTTTGGATATCCTTCCTTATACTTTTTTAAAGAAACACTGTCTTCTCCCTATTGAAGAGAGTAGTGAGGCTATTACTATAGCCCATGCTACCGCGACTTCAGTCATTGCTCAAGATGAAGTCAAATTGTTAATAAAAAAGCCTGTGCGTTTCGTTCTAAAAGAGGAATCGGAGATTCTGCAGCGCTTACAGCAGCTCTACAGCAATCGGGAAGGTAATGTTTCCGATATGTTGTTAACAATGAAAGAGGAAGATGGCACTACGATTTCGGAAGAAGAAGATCTTCTGGAGACTACGGATACGATCCCAGTCGTACGCTTGTTGAACTGGATTCTGAAAGAAGCGATTGAAGAGCGCGCTTCGGACATTCATTTTGAGCCTTGTGAGGATTCTATGAGAATCCGCTACCGCATTGATGGTGTGCTTCACGATCGTCATTCCCCACCTTCCCACCTGCGTTCGGCATTAACCACTCGGCTTAAAGTCCTCGCAAAGATGGATATTGCGGAGCACCGTCTTCCTCAAGACGGGCGTATTAAGATCCATATTGGTGGTCAGGAAGTGGACATGCGTGTCAGCACGGTTCCCGTGATTTATGGCGAGCGTGTTGTTCTTCGTATTTTAGATAAGCGCAATGTCATTTTGGATATCGCGGGCTTGCATATGCCTAAGGGTACCGAAATACTCTTTAAAGATACCATAACAGCTCCTGAAGGGATCCTTCTGGTTACAGGACCTACAGGCAGTGGGAAAACTACGACCCTCTACAGTGTATTACAAGAGCTTAAGGGACCTTTAACAAATATCATGACGATCGAAGATCCTCCAGAGTATAAACTGCCTGGAATTGCTCAGATTGCTGTGAAGCCTAAAATTGGGCTGACTTTCGCACGAGGGTTACGGCATTTACTGCGTCAAGATCCCGATATCCTTATGGTCGGAGAAATCCGAGATCAGGAAACTGCAGAAATCGCAATACAAGCAGCATTGACTGGGCATTTGGTAGTGAGCACGCTCCATACGAATGACGCTATTTCTGCGATTCCCCGTCTTCTGGATATGGGGATAGAATCCTATTTGTTATCGGCAACGCTCGTTGGCGTGGTTGCCCAGAGGCTGGTGCGAACCATTTGTCCCTATTGTAAGGTCGCTTATACTCCTGAGAATCAGGAAAAATCTTTTCTAGCTTCTCTAGGGAAAGATACAGAAATGCCTTTATATCGGGGGCAAGGGTGCGTGCATTGTTTCCGTTCCGGATATAAAGGAAGACAGGGAATTTACGAATTTTTACGCCCGAATACACTATTTCGTTCAGAAGTAGCCTCAAACCGCCCCTATCATATTTTACGAGAAACTGCAGAACAAAACGGATTCTTACCGATCTTAGAGCACGGCATCGCTCTTGCTGTATCTGGTGAGACTACCTTAGCAGAAGTCTTAAGAGTTACCAAGCGCTGTGATTAG
- a CDS encoding type II secretion system F family protein, with translation MPRYRYTYLDPKERRKRGYLEALHIQEAREKLAQENIQVLDIREVALRRMSIKSTELIVFTKQLLLLLRSGLPLYESLVSLRDQYHEQKMGLLLTSFMETLRSGGSLSQAMAAHPNIFDHFYCSGVAAGESVGNLEGCLQNIIVVLEERAQITKKMVGALSYPCVLLVFSFAVMLFFLLGVIPSLKETFENMEVKGLTKIVFGVSDCLSAYRYLFLGFASALITVGILMRHRIPWKKILEKLLFALPGTKKFVVKVAVNRFCSVASAILKGGGTLIEGLDLGCDAIPYDRLKTDMRDIVQAVIGGGSLSQELAQRSWVPKLAIGMIALGEESGDLADVLGYVAHIYNEDTQKTLASITSWCQPVILIFLGGLIGVIMLAILIPLTSNIQTL, from the coding sequence ATGCCTCGATATCGGTATACATATTTAGATCCCAAAGAGCGAAGGAAACGAGGATATTTGGAAGCCCTTCATATACAAGAAGCTAGAGAAAAGCTCGCCCAGGAAAATATCCAAGTTTTGGATATTCGTGAGGTCGCCTTACGAAGAATGAGCATTAAAAGTACCGAGCTCATCGTGTTTACAAAACAGCTCCTCCTCCTCCTACGCTCTGGACTGCCGCTATATGAAAGCTTGGTATCTCTCCGAGATCAGTATCATGAGCAGAAAATGGGACTTTTGCTCACATCGTTTATGGAAACTCTAAGATCGGGTGGGTCTTTATCTCAAGCTATGGCAGCACATCCGAATATCTTTGATCACTTTTATTGTAGTGGTGTCGCTGCTGGAGAAAGTGTGGGGAATCTCGAAGGGTGTCTGCAAAATATTATTGTTGTTCTGGAAGAGCGTGCGCAGATTACCAAGAAGATGGTCGGCGCATTAAGTTATCCTTGTGTGTTGTTAGTATTTTCTTTTGCCGTGATGCTTTTCTTTTTGTTAGGAGTGATCCCTTCATTAAAAGAGACCTTTGAAAATATGGAAGTCAAAGGACTAACAAAAATTGTTTTTGGAGTTAGCGACTGTCTCTCCGCATACCGGTATCTATTTTTAGGATTTGCGAGTGCTTTGATTACCGTTGGAATTTTGATGCGCCATCGCATTCCCTGGAAAAAGATCCTAGAGAAGCTCTTATTTGCTTTGCCAGGAACCAAGAAGTTTGTTGTTAAGGTAGCGGTGAATCGGTTTTGTTCCGTGGCATCGGCAATCTTGAAGGGAGGGGGGACCCTAATCGAAGGTCTCGACTTGGGGTGTGACGCAATTCCCTATGACAGACTGAAGACCGATATGAGAGATATTGTTCAGGCTGTAATCGGTGGGGGATCTTTAAGTCAGGAGCTTGCTCAGCGCTCTTGGGTTCCCAAGCTCGCTATAGGGATGATTGCTTTGGGAGAAGAGTCGGGGGATCTTGCCGACGTTTTAGGATATGTAGCCCACATTTATAATGAGGATACACAAAAAACGTTGGCTTCGATAACGTCGTGGTGTCAACCCGTGATTCTGATTTTTCTTGGTGGCCTGATCGGTGTGATCATGTTGGCAATATTGATCCCACTCACAAGCAATATCCAAACATTATAA
- the mutL gene encoding DNA mismatch repair endonuclease MutL, whose amino-acid sequence MSTRRPIQLLDPLTINQIAAGEVIENSVSVVKELIENSLDAGADEIEIETLGGGQGAIIIRDNGCGFRAEDIPIALQRHATSKIREFSDIFSLNSFGFRGEALPSIASISKMEIQSSIEGDEGVRTVIHGGDIVSCEPCARQLGTTVIVNSLFYNVPVRRGFQKSMQSDRLGIRKLIENRILSTANIGWSWISEGHHEIQIAKQQGFQERVAYVMGDHFMQDALTIDKEANGVRIVGVLGSPSFHRPTRQGQKIFINDRPIESLFISKKVGDAYALLLPLHRYPVFVLKLYLPSSWCDFNVHPQKIEARILKEELVGDCIKEAIVETLACPPGILCRTHQEIEESDSVPLPMFRMLETSDVQEEESVEFDQNLFAYSSEDVSLEKQEYTSRGPKSQMDWIYSSDVRFLTSLGRVVLAEDLEGVHIIFTAAARKHLFFLSLMQENSRMYQSQALLIPLRLQVTPEEAFFFSHHGRTLCDLGIEISQVGPCVFSIESTPTVIGEEELKEWLLLLAARGSTDINSEALTALMKETLTQATFSKHQHVFDVSWLKLLWSVGKPEKGFDGARIRRLILDSDFMEG is encoded by the coding sequence ATGTCTACAAGAAGGCCTATTCAGTTACTTGATCCCCTGACCATCAATCAAATTGCTGCTGGTGAGGTCATTGAAAACTCCGTTTCTGTTGTTAAAGAACTGATTGAGAATTCCTTAGATGCTGGCGCCGATGAAATAGAAATCGAAACTTTAGGAGGGGGACAAGGCGCAATCATTATCAGAGATAATGGTTGTGGCTTCAGAGCCGAAGACATCCCCATTGCCCTCCAACGTCACGCCACTTCAAAAATAAGAGAATTCTCTGATATTTTTTCTTTAAATAGCTTTGGCTTTCGAGGCGAGGCTCTACCCTCCATTGCCTCGATTTCTAAAATGGAAATACAATCTTCCATTGAGGGGGACGAGGGTGTACGTACCGTAATTCATGGGGGAGACATCGTTTCTTGTGAGCCCTGTGCTCGGCAACTAGGAACCACAGTGATTGTGAACTCCCTGTTTTATAATGTTCCTGTGCGTCGTGGATTCCAAAAGAGCATGCAATCGGATCGCTTAGGGATTCGCAAGCTGATAGAAAATCGGATTTTATCCACAGCAAACATAGGGTGGTCCTGGATTAGCGAGGGACATCATGAAATTCAGATTGCTAAGCAGCAAGGATTTCAAGAAAGAGTCGCCTATGTGATGGGAGACCACTTCATGCAGGATGCCCTCACCATAGATAAAGAGGCAAATGGTGTCCGTATTGTAGGGGTGTTAGGGTCTCCCAGCTTCCACCGTCCCACACGTCAAGGACAGAAAATCTTTATTAACGATCGCCCTATAGAGTCTTTATTTATTTCTAAGAAGGTTGGGGACGCCTATGCCTTGCTTCTGCCTCTACACAGGTATCCTGTTTTTGTGCTGAAGCTCTATCTTCCTTCGTCATGGTGTGATTTTAATGTCCACCCACAAAAAATAGAGGCTCGAATTCTTAAGGAAGAACTTGTTGGAGATTGTATCAAAGAAGCTATCGTAGAGACTCTAGCATGTCCTCCTGGCATCTTATGTCGTACGCATCAAGAAATAGAAGAATCTGATTCGGTGCCCTTACCCATGTTTCGTATGTTGGAAACAAGCGATGTGCAAGAAGAAGAGAGTGTAGAGTTTGATCAAAATCTTTTTGCATATAGTTCAGAAGATGTTTCCTTAGAGAAACAAGAATATACATCTAGAGGACCTAAGTCCCAAATGGATTGGATATATTCTAGCGACGTTCGTTTTTTAACTTCTTTAGGTCGTGTGGTCCTGGCTGAGGATCTTGAGGGTGTGCACATTATTTTTACAGCTGCAGCGCGAAAGCACCTGTTTTTTCTGTCTTTGATGCAAGAGAATTCTCGCATGTATCAATCACAAGCATTACTGATTCCTCTACGCCTTCAGGTGACTCCTGAGGAGGCTTTTTTCTTCTCTCATCACGGAAGAACGTTATGCGACTTAGGAATAGAAATATCACAGGTAGGACCTTGTGTTTTCTCTATTGAAAGTACCCCCACTGTCATTGGTGAAGAAGAGCTAAAAGAATGGTTATTGCTATTGGCAGCAAGGGGCTCTACTGATATAAACTCAGAGGCTTTAACAGCATTGATGAAAGAAACTTTGACGCAGGCAACGTTTTCTAAACATCAGCATGTTTTTGATGTTTCCTGGCTCAAATTGCTTTGGAGTGTAGGGAAACCTGAAAAAGGATTTGACGGTGCACGAATTCGTCGGTTAATTTTAGACTCTGATTTTATGGAAGGATAA
- a CDS encoding secretin N-terminal domain-containing protein, producing MVFFRNSLLHLVALSGMLCCSSGVALTIAEKMASLEHSGRGADDYEGMASFNANMREYSLQLSKLYEEARKLRASGTEDEALWKDLIRRIGEVRGYLREIEELWAAEIREKGGNLEDYALWNHPETTIYNLVTDYGTEDSIYLIPQEIGAIKIATLSKFVVPKESFEDCLTQILSRLGIGVRQVNSWIKELYMMRKEGCSVAGVFSSRKDLEALPETAYIGFVLNSNVDAHTNQHVLKKFINPETTHVDVIAGRVWIFGSAGEVGELLKIYNFVQSESIRQEYRVIPLTKIDPGEMISILNAAFREDLTKDVSEESLGLRVVPLQYQGRSLFLSGTAALVQQALTLIRELEEGIENPTDKTVFWYNVKHSDPQELAALLSQVHDVFSGENKASVGAADGCGSQLNASIQIDTTVSSSAKDGSVKYGNFIADSKTGTLIMVVEKEVLPRIQMLLKKLDVPKKMVRIEVLLFERKLAHEQKSGLNLLRLGEEVCKKGCSPSVSWAGGTGILEFLFKGSTGSSIVPGYDLAYQFLMAQEDVRINASPSVVTMNQTPARIAVVDEMSIAVSSDKDKAQYNRAQYGIMIKMLPVINVGEEDGKSYITLETDITFDTTGKNHDDRPDVTRRNITNKVRIADGETVIIGGLRCKQMSDSHDGIPFLGDIPGIGKLFGMSSTSDSLTEMFVFITPKILENPVEQQERKEEALLSSRPGEREEYYQALAASEAAARAAHKKLEMFPASGVSLSQVERQEYDGC from the coding sequence ATGGTTTTTTTCCGTAATTCTTTACTGCATTTAGTTGCCCTATCCGGAATGCTCTGTTGTTCTTCTGGAGTGGCTTTAACGATAGCCGAGAAGATGGCTTCTTTAGAGCACTCGGGGAGAGGAGCAGACGATTATGAGGGGATGGCTTCGTTTAATGCCAATATGAGGGAGTATAGCCTTCAGCTGAGCAAGTTGTATGAGGAAGCACGAAAGCTACGCGCTTCTGGAACTGAGGATGAAGCTCTGTGGAAGGACTTAATTCGACGGATTGGTGAGGTGCGAGGCTATCTTCGAGAGATCGAGGAGCTTTGGGCTGCAGAAATTCGTGAGAAAGGGGGCAATCTCGAGGACTACGCCCTCTGGAATCACCCAGAGACTACGATTTACAATCTTGTTACCGATTACGGAACCGAAGACTCTATTTATTTGATTCCTCAAGAAATCGGAGCGATTAAAATCGCAACCTTATCGAAATTTGTAGTTCCTAAAGAGTCTTTCGAAGACTGTCTCACTCAGATCCTATCTCGCTTAGGTATTGGCGTGCGTCAGGTCAATTCTTGGATTAAGGAACTTTATATGATGCGTAAGGAGGGCTGCAGTGTTGCTGGAGTTTTTTCCTCCAGAAAAGATTTAGAGGCGCTCCCAGAAACAGCCTATATTGGTTTTGTATTGAATTCGAACGTAGATGCGCATACCAATCAACATGTCTTAAAAAAGTTCATTAACCCTGAAACAACGCATGTAGATGTGATTGCAGGACGTGTGTGGATTTTTGGTTCTGCGGGGGAAGTCGGCGAGCTTCTGAAGATTTATAATTTTGTGCAGTCGGAGAGCATACGTCAAGAGTATCGGGTGATTCCCTTAACTAAGATCGATCCAGGGGAGATGATTTCCATTCTCAACGCAGCATTTCGTGAGGATCTGACTAAAGATGTTAGTGAAGAATCTTTAGGCCTTCGTGTAGTTCCTTTACAGTATCAAGGGCGTTCGTTGTTTTTAAGTGGAACCGCGGCGTTAGTGCAGCAAGCGCTGACTCTCATTCGAGAGCTTGAAGAAGGGATTGAGAACCCTACGGATAAAACAGTATTTTGGTATAACGTCAAGCACTCCGATCCCCAAGAGTTGGCGGCATTGCTTTCCCAAGTCCATGATGTCTTCTCTGGCGAGAATAAGGCGAGTGTCGGAGCTGCAGATGGATGTGGGTCGCAATTAAATGCCTCGATCCAAATTGATACTACAGTAAGTTCTTCTGCGAAAGATGGCTCAGTGAAGTACGGAAACTTCATCGCGGATTCTAAGACAGGAACTCTGATTATGGTGGTTGAGAAAGAAGTTCTTCCACGTATTCAGATGCTACTTAAGAAACTAGATGTCCCTAAAAAGATGGTCCGTATCGAGGTGCTGTTATTTGAAAGAAAATTGGCACATGAGCAGAAATCTGGGTTAAATCTTCTACGTCTTGGTGAGGAAGTTTGTAAAAAAGGGTGCAGTCCTTCTGTGTCTTGGGCCGGGGGTACTGGCATACTAGAATTTTTATTTAAAGGAAGTACGGGATCTTCGATAGTTCCTGGTTATGATCTCGCCTATCAATTTTTAATGGCTCAAGAGGACGTTCGGATTAATGCGAGTCCTTCTGTAGTTACTATGAACCAAACCCCAGCACGGATTGCTGTTGTTGATGAAATGTCAATAGCGGTGTCTTCAGATAAAGATAAAGCGCAATACAATCGTGCGCAGTACGGTATCATGATAAAAATGCTCCCCGTAATTAATGTGGGAGAGGAAGACGGAAAAAGTTACATTACTTTAGAGACAGACATCACCTTTGATACTACGGGAAAAAATCATGATGATCGTCCTGATGTTACAAGGCGTAATATTACTAATAAGGTGCGCATTGCTGACGGAGAGACTGTGATTATTGGAGGTTTGCGTTGCAAACAGATGTCAGATTCTCATGATGGCATTCCTTTCCTTGGAGACATTCCTGGTATAGGGAAGTTATTTGGAATGAGTTCCACATCAGACAGTCTCACGGAGATGTTTGTATTTATCACTCCGAAGATCCTAGAAAATCCTGTAGAGCAACAAGAACGTAAAGAAGAAGCTTTACTCTCTTCGCGCCCTGGAGAGAGAGAAGAATACTATCAGGCTTTAGCAGCTAGTGAGGCTGCAGCACGAGCAGCTCATAAAAAATTAGAGATGTTCCCGGCATCAGGAGTATCTTTATCTCAGGTAGAGAGGCAAGAATACGATGGCTGCTAG
- the copB gene encoding type III secretion system translocon subunit CopB — protein MSISSSSGPDNQKNIMSQVLTSTPQGVPQQDKLSGNETKQIQQTRQGKNTEMESDATIAGASGKDKTSSTTKTETAPQQGVAAGKESSESQKAGADTGVSGAAATTASNTATKIAMQTSIEEASKSMESTLESLQSLSAAQMKEVEAVVVAALSGKSSGSAKLETPELPKPGVTPRSEVIEIGLALAKAIQTLGEATKSALSNYASTQAQADQTNKLGLEKQAIKIDKEREEYQEMKAAEQKSKDLEGTMDTVNTVMIAVSVAITVISIVAAIFTCGAGLAGLAAGAAVGAAAAGGAAGAAAATTVATQITVQAVVQAVKQAVITAVRQAITAAIKAAVKSGIKAFIKTLVKAIAKAISKGISKVFAKGTQMIAKNFPKLSKVISSLTSKWVTVGVGVVVAAPALGKGIMQMQLSEMQQNVAQFQKEVGKLQAAADMISMFTQFWQQASKIASKQTGESNEMTQKATKLGAQILKAYAAISGAIAGAA, from the coding sequence ATGTCTATTTCATCTTCTTCAGGACCTGACAATCAAAAAAATATCATGTCTCAAGTTCTGACATCGACACCCCAGGGCGTGCCCCAACAAGATAAGCTGTCTGGCAACGAAACGAAGCAAATACAGCAAACACGTCAGGGTAAAAACACTGAGATGGAAAGCGATGCCACTATTGCTGGTGCTTCTGGAAAAGACAAAACTTCCTCGACTACAAAAACAGAAACAGCTCCACAACAGGGAGTTGCTGCTGGGAAAGAATCCTCAGAAAGTCAAAAGGCAGGTGCTGATACTGGAGTATCAGGAGCGGCTGCTACTACAGCATCAAATACTGCAACAAAAATTGCTATGCAGACCTCTATTGAAGAGGCGAGCAAAAGTATGGAGTCTACCTTAGAGTCACTTCAAAGCCTCAGTGCCGCGCAAATGAAAGAAGTCGAAGCGGTTGTTGTTGCTGCCCTCTCAGGGAAAAGTTCGGGTTCCGCAAAATTGGAAACACCTGAGCTCCCCAAGCCCGGGGTGACACCAAGATCAGAGGTTATCGAAATCGGACTCGCGCTTGCTAAAGCAATTCAGACATTGGGAGAAGCCACAAAATCTGCCTTATCTAACTATGCAAGTACACAAGCACAAGCAGACCAAACAAATAAACTAGGTCTAGAAAAGCAAGCGATAAAAATCGATAAAGAACGAGAAGAATACCAAGAGATGAAGGCTGCCGAACAGAAGTCTAAAGATCTCGAAGGAACAATGGATACTGTCAATACTGTGATGATCGCGGTTTCTGTTGCCATTACAGTTATTTCTATTGTTGCTGCTATTTTTACATGCGGAGCTGGACTCGCTGGACTCGCTGCGGGAGCTGCTGTAGGTGCAGCGGCAGCTGGAGGTGCAGCAGGAGCTGCTGCCGCAACCACGGTAGCAACACAAATTACAGTTCAAGCTGTTGTCCAAGCGGTGAAACAAGCTGTTATCACAGCTGTCAGACAAGCGATCACCGCGGCTATAAAAGCGGCTGTCAAATCTGGAATAAAAGCATTTATCAAAACTTTAGTCAAAGCGATTGCCAAAGCCATTTCTAAAGGAATCTCTAAGGTTTTCGCTAAGGGAACTCAAATGATTGCGAAGAACTTCCCCAAGCTCTCGAAAGTCATCTCGTCTCTTACCAGTAAATGGGTCACGGTTGGGGTTGGGGTTGTAGTTGCGGCGCCTGCTCTCGGTAAAGGGATTATGCAAATGCAGCTCTCGGAGATGCAACAAAACGTCGCTCAATTTCAGAAAGAAGTCGGAAAACTGCAGGCTGCGGCTGATATGATTTCTATGTTCACTCAATTTTGGCAACAGGCAAGTAAAATTGCCTCAAAACAAACAGGCGAGTCTAATGAAATGACTCAAAAAGCTACCAAGCTGGGCGCTCAAATCCTTAAAGCGTATGCCGCAATCAGCGGAGCCATCGCTGGCGCAGCATAA
- a CDS encoding M24 family metallopeptidase, whose protein sequence is MSHDRILRAQRALSEHNLDAILVEKSEDLAYFLHDEAIAGILLIGQQEVMFFVYRMDKDLYSHIQRVPLTFLTQDVVADLSLYVQKQRYQKIGFDSASTVYHKFAQRQVLPCLWEPLECFTEKIRSIKSEEEIRRMQEAAALGSAGYDYVLTLLREGITEKEVVRQLRAFWAEAGAEGPSFPPIIAFGEHSAFPHSIPTDRPLKKGDIVLIDIGVLLNGYCSDMTRMTALGTPHPKLLESYPVVVEAQKRAMALCKEGVLWGDIDAEAVRVLREHHLDTYFIHGIGHGVGRHIHEYPCSPRGSQVKLESGMTITVEPGVYFPGIGGIRIEDTLCIDKNKNFSLTARPVISELVCL, encoded by the coding sequence ATGTCACACGATCGTATTTTACGTGCTCAAAGAGCCCTCTCAGAACATAATCTTGATGCTATTCTTGTGGAAAAAAGCGAAGATCTTGCTTATTTCCTGCATGATGAAGCGATTGCAGGGATCTTATTGATAGGGCAGCAAGAAGTGATGTTCTTTGTCTACAGAATGGATAAGGACCTCTATTCTCATATCCAACGTGTGCCTTTGACTTTTCTCACTCAGGATGTTGTTGCAGACTTATCGCTCTACGTACAAAAACAGAGGTATCAGAAAATAGGATTTGATAGTGCCTCAACAGTGTATCACAAGTTTGCACAGAGGCAAGTACTTCCCTGTCTTTGGGAGCCTTTAGAGTGCTTCACAGAGAAAATTCGTAGTATAAAATCTGAAGAAGAAATTAGACGCATGCAAGAAGCTGCAGCTTTGGGATCCGCAGGATATGATTACGTATTGACGTTACTTCGAGAGGGAATCACAGAGAAAGAGGTCGTGAGACAGCTGCGAGCTTTCTGGGCTGAGGCAGGAGCCGAAGGACCTTCTTTTCCTCCCATTATTGCTTTTGGAGAGCATTCAGCGTTTCCACACTCGATCCCTACAGACCGTCCTTTAAAGAAAGGAGATATTGTTCTTATTGATATTGGAGTTCTTCTGAACGGGTATTGTTCTGATATGACCCGGATGACGGCATTGGGAACTCCGCATCCTAAGCTTTTGGAAAGCTATCCTGTGGTTGTGGAAGCTCAAAAGCGCGCCATGGCTCTTTGCAAAGAAGGAGTGCTTTGGGGAGACATTGATGCAGAAGCTGTGCGTGTACTGCGAGAGCATCACCTGGATACTTATTTTATCCATGGAATAGGACACGGGGTGGGGAGACATATTCATGAGTACCCTTGTTCTCCGCGGGGAAGTCAGGTGAAACTGGAATCTGGCATGACCATTACTGTGGAGCCAGGGGTCTATTTTCCTGGGATTGGTGGGATTCGCATCGAGGACACCCTATGTATAGATAAAAATAAAAATTTTAGTTTGACTGCACGTCCTGTAATCTCAGAGTTAGTTTGTTTATAA
- a CDS encoding type II secretion system protein, translating to MKRQKRKQSITLIEMMVVITLIGIIGGALAFNMRGSIHKGKVFQSEQNCAKVYDILMMEYATGGSSLKEIIAHKETVVEEASWCKEGRKLLKDAWGEDLIVQLNDKGDDLVIFSKRVQSSNKK from the coding sequence ATGAAAAGACAAAAGAGAAAGCAGTCCATCACATTGATTGAGATGATGGTTGTAATCACCCTCATAGGGATTATTGGTGGTGCTTTAGCATTCAATATGCGAGGCAGTATCCATAAAGGTAAGGTATTTCAATCTGAGCAAAATTGTGCGAAAGTATACGACATCTTGATGATGGAGTATGCCACGGGGGGATCTTCGTTAAAGGAAATCATTGCTCATAAGGAGACAGTTGTCGAAGAGGCTTCTTGGTGTAAAGAGGGTAGGAAATTACTTAAAGACGCTTGGGGAGAAGATCTGATTGTGCAACTTAATGATAAGGGTGATGATTTAGTCATCTTCTCTAAGCGTGTACAAAGTTCAAATAAGAAGTAA